The genomic segment CACCAGGCTTTCTTGCTGGATTTACCCGGGCGGCGAGTCAGCTGCTCCCCGCACTCCGGGCACGGGTGATTCATTCCGGCCGGCACCTCGACTTTGACCGTATCCATATTGGTGAGCTCGGCGGTCAATCGATTATCCAGAGTCGCGATCACACCCTTGTAGCCGGCGCGACCTTCCGCGACCTCGTCCAGCTGGGCCTCAATGGACTTTGTGAAATCCAGCTCGATAAAACTGAAACGACTGGCGACCAGGCAGTCGACCACCAGGTACCCAGTATCGGTCGGTACAAGGTACTTGCCGGCCGAGTCATAAGTGACATATCCGCGGGACATGATGTTCTCCATGATCGCGGCGTAGGTCGATGGTCGGCCAATACCTTGCTTCTCCAGCTCTTTGATCAGCTGTGCCTCGGTGAAGCGCGAAGGTGGCTTGGTACGCTTATCCAGGACTTTGCCCTCAGCAATGTTGACCAGCTGGCCCTCCTGCAGCTTGGGTACCGGATTGGCCGCTTCCTCAGGGTCTTGTTTAGACGCCGGCGCATCGTCGGCATAGACCGTCTTCCAGCCCGGATTGAGCTCGGTACGGCCTTTGGTCACACATTCGACGGGCTTACCCTGCAGCTGCTCGCCGGCACGGAGTTTGACCGTGCGCACCGCGTATTTGGCTGCCTGCAGCTGCGAGGCCAAGGTACGCTGCCAGATCAGCTTATACAGCTGTTGCTGATCCGAGGTCTCGCCAGCTTCGACCAGGTCAATGTGAGTCGGCCGGACGGCTTCGTGCGCCTCCTGGGCGTCACCTTTGGCTTTCCAAGTGCGTTGACGATCGACGACGGGCAACCCATTCGCTCGGCCGTAATCCTGGATCTGTGCGAACGCCTCCTCTGATAAATTGGGTGTGTCAGTTCGCATGTAGGTGATGTGGCCTTGTTCGTAGAGCTTCTGAGCGGCGGCCATTGTGGCCTTCGGCTTCATCTTGAGGCGGCTGGAGGCCGCTTGCTGCAGCGTAGAGGTGATGAAC from the Gilvimarinus sp. DA14 genome contains:
- the topA gene encoding type I DNA topoisomerase; amino-acid sequence: MNLVIVESPGKVKKISQILGSGWEVQASVGHVRDLPEKEMGVEAPEYRPKYVPTTRGKDVLAKLRKAVQRADEVYLATDMDREGEAIAWHLQQALKLKEPKRIVFSEITAKAIKAAISKPGKINYRRVAAQEGRRVLDRLVGYRVSPKLGDVTKQRGLSAGRVQSPAVRIVADRERAIQAFVTTDHYGARWNLGGWFADWDAKPFLLEGQEYLLDRSLAEWVANVTEASVIACEETQESKAPPAPFITSTLQQAASSRLKMKPKATMAAAQKLYEQGHITYMRTDTPNLSEEAFAQIQDYGRANGLPVVDRQRTWKAKGDAQEAHEAVRPTHIDLVEAGETSDQQQLYKLIWQRTLASQLQAAKYAVRTVKLRAGEQLQGKPVECVTKGRTELNPGWKTVYADDAPASKQDPEEAANPVPKLQEGQLVNIAEGKVLDKRTKPPSRFTEAQLIKELEKQGIGRPSTYAAIMENIMSRGYVTYDSAGKYLVPTDTGYLVVDCLVASRFSFIELDFTKSIEAQLDEVAEGRAGYKGVIATLDNRLTAELTNMDTVKVEVPAGMNHPCPECGEQLTRRPGKSSKKAWWGCSGYPECKVTLPDKNGKPGKPKEREVSETPCPKCGKELVRRKKGGKSGYDFWGCSGFPKCDGRINNE